A stretch of Brevundimonas naejangsanensis DNA encodes these proteins:
- a CDS encoding 3-hydroxybutyryl-CoA dehydrogenase, producing MTTIRTVAIIGAGQMGSGIAQVVAAGGYEVKLYDIASERVTLALGEIAASLARRAARGLTTEAEGQAALQRIVPAATLAEAAKADLVIEAASEDEAVKKAVFAELTPLLGPDALLASNTSSISITRLASATDRPERFIGLHFMKPAPTMKLVELVRGIATSASTFETAVAFAESLGKTTTESEDFPAFIVNRILVPMMNEAVYVLYEGVGDVASIDKALKLGANHPMGPLELADFMGLDVALAIMNVLYDGLADSKYRPCPLLVKYVEAGWLGKKSGRGFYDYSGPTPVPTR from the coding sequence ATGACCACGATCAGGACAGTCGCCATCATCGGCGCCGGGCAAATGGGTTCGGGCATCGCCCAGGTGGTGGCCGCCGGCGGCTATGAGGTGAAGCTGTACGACATCGCGTCGGAGCGCGTGACCCTGGCATTGGGCGAGATCGCCGCCAGCCTGGCGCGCCGCGCGGCGCGCGGGCTGACCACCGAGGCGGAAGGCCAGGCGGCGCTGCAGCGCATCGTCCCGGCCGCGACCCTGGCCGAGGCGGCCAAGGCCGATCTGGTGATCGAGGCGGCGTCCGAGGACGAGGCCGTCAAGAAGGCCGTCTTCGCCGAGCTGACGCCGCTGCTGGGGCCGGACGCGCTGCTGGCGTCCAACACCTCCTCGATCTCGATCACCCGCCTGGCCTCGGCCACGGACCGGCCCGAGCGCTTCATCGGCCTGCACTTCATGAAGCCGGCGCCGACGATGAAGCTGGTCGAACTGGTGCGCGGCATCGCCACCTCGGCCTCGACCTTCGAGACGGCGGTCGCCTTCGCCGAGAGCCTGGGCAAGACCACCACGGAGTCCGAGGATTTCCCGGCCTTCATCGTCAACCGCATCCTGGTGCCGATGATGAACGAGGCCGTCTATGTCCTGTATGAGGGCGTCGGCGACGTGGCCTCGATCGACAAGGCGCTGAAGCTGGGGGCCAACCACCCGATGGGGCCGCTGGAGCTGGCGGACTTCATGGGGCTGGACGTGGCCCTGGCCATCATGAACGTGCTGTACGACGGCCTGGCCGACAGCAAATACCGGCCCTGTCCGTTGCTGGTGAAATATGTCGAGGCCGGCTGGCTGGGCAAGAAGAGCGGCCGCGGCTTCTACGACTATTCCGGCCCGACGCCGGTGCCGACGCGCTGA
- a CDS encoding DUF418 domain-containing protein — protein MRDQVETAQPKPVAADQRIVTLDVLRGAAVLGILAVNAAAFALPMMAIEMTSGQSPFPAGPNASGVAQWVVAVFFQQKFVTLFSMLFGVSVFLVGGERGDEAKGRVLRRRLLFLALFGLIHGAAFWYGDILLLYAWSGLFVMLMRSMPARPLIWIGAGATVLLATLQAGLMLLTARFPEAMSSGGASDGAVAASIAAYQSGWAGAALENLKAWAIAQGMSLLMYVFSTVPLMMLGLGLFKAGFFHGRVPTRVYGMLMVGGAAVLALLGVLEWLEIQAGAGGEATGGWAMAVASYPLIITLAYASALILLTTRGVGWLRRALAPVGRMAFTNYLTQTLIMTTIFYMPWGPRLFGQVDYPMQWAIVVGVWALQLIWSPLWLSKFTMGPFEWLWRRLSYGRDLPLRRTA, from the coding sequence ATGAGGGATCAGGTCGAGACGGCTCAACCGAAGCCGGTGGCGGCGGATCAGCGGATCGTGACGCTGGACGTGCTGCGCGGCGCGGCGGTGCTCGGAATCCTGGCGGTCAATGCGGCGGCCTTCGCCTTGCCGATGATGGCGATCGAGATGACGAGCGGCCAGTCGCCCTTTCCCGCGGGGCCCAACGCGTCGGGCGTGGCGCAATGGGTCGTGGCCGTCTTCTTCCAGCAGAAGTTCGTGACCCTGTTCTCCATGCTGTTCGGCGTGTCGGTCTTCCTGGTCGGCGGCGAGCGGGGTGATGAGGCCAAGGGGCGCGTCCTGCGTCGCCGTCTGCTGTTCCTGGCCCTGTTCGGCCTGATCCACGGCGCGGCCTTCTGGTACGGCGACATCCTGCTGCTCTACGCCTGGTCCGGCCTGTTCGTCATGCTGATGCGGTCGATGCCGGCCAGGCCCCTGATCTGGATCGGCGCCGGGGCGACGGTCCTTCTCGCGACGCTTCAGGCCGGGCTGATGCTGCTGACGGCGCGCTTCCCCGAGGCCATGAGCAGCGGCGGCGCCTCGGATGGGGCGGTCGCCGCCTCGATCGCCGCCTATCAGAGCGGCTGGGCGGGCGCGGCGCTGGAAAATCTGAAGGCCTGGGCCATCGCCCAGGGCATGAGCCTGCTCATGTACGTCTTCTCGACCGTGCCCCTGATGATGCTGGGCCTGGGCCTGTTCAAGGCGGGCTTCTTCCACGGCCGGGTTCCGACGCGCGTCTATGGGATGCTGATGGTGGGCGGGGCGGCGGTTCTGGCCCTGCTGGGCGTGTTGGAATGGCTCGAGATCCAGGCAGGGGCTGGGGGCGAGGCGACCGGCGGCTGGGCCATGGCGGTCGCTTCCTATCCGCTGATCATCACCCTGGCCTACGCCTCGGCGCTGATCCTGCTGACGACGCGCGGCGTGGGCTGGCTGCGCCGGGCGCTGGCGCCGGTGGGGCGGATGGCCTTCACCAACTACCTGACCCAGACCCTGATCATGACGACCATCTTCTACATGCCGTGGGGGCCGCGCCTGTTCGGTCAGGTCGACTATCCGATGCAGTGGGCCATCGTCGTCGGCGTCTGGGCGCTGCAGCTGATCTGGTCGCCGCTGTGGCTGTCGAAGTTCACCATGGGGCCGTTCGAATGGCTGTGGCGGCGCCTGAGCTATGGGCGCGACCTGCCGCTGCGCCGCACGGCCTGA
- the hisS gene encoding histidine--tRNA ligase — MTDEAPIRPEARAPRGFADRRGRDLIAERRIVARVSEVYERWGFEALETPAFEYADALGKFLPDADRPNEGVFALQDDDDQWMALRYDHTAPLARFAAQTWETLPKPFRRYAYGPVWRNEKPGPGRFREFWQCDADTVGSDRPEADAEIIAMGCEGLRAAGLAAGQAVIRVSNRKLFDGLFDAGGITDPIQRLTALRAVDKYDRLGVEGVRLLLGEGRLDESGDYTKGANLPASVIGAIEAFLASAETPGLSRAGVLDAVSGAALGEAGEAALKELAAIDRALTAMGVSQDDVRFDPTIVRGLEYYTGAVFEAELLLDTKDEKGRAVRFGSIGGGGRYDDLVARFTSQATPATGFSFGVSRLASALRAAGRGDEDAARGPVVAIVFSEDDMQHYLDAVSELRAAGIAAELYLGRAGMKAQMKYADRRGAPAAVILGGDEIAAGQVTIKDLDAGRARAAAIADNDAWKAERPGQQTVARDQLVAVVRSIIE; from the coding sequence ATGACCGACGAAGCCCCCATCCGCCCCGAAGCCCGTGCGCCGCGCGGCTTCGCCGACCGTCGCGGCCGCGACCTGATCGCCGAGCGCCGCATCGTCGCGCGCGTGTCAGAGGTCTATGAGCGCTGGGGCTTCGAGGCGCTGGAGACGCCGGCGTTCGAATACGCCGACGCCCTGGGCAAGTTCCTGCCCGACGCGGACCGCCCCAACGAGGGCGTCTTCGCGCTCCAGGACGACGACGACCAGTGGATGGCCCTGCGCTACGACCACACGGCGCCGCTGGCCCGCTTCGCCGCCCAGACTTGGGAGACCCTGCCCAAGCCGTTCCGCCGCTACGCCTATGGGCCGGTGTGGCGCAACGAGAAGCCGGGGCCGGGCCGCTTCCGCGAGTTCTGGCAGTGCGACGCCGACACCGTCGGCTCGGACCGGCCCGAGGCCGACGCCGAGATCATCGCCATGGGCTGCGAGGGTCTGCGCGCCGCGGGCCTGGCGGCGGGGCAGGCGGTGATCCGCGTCTCCAACCGCAAGCTGTTCGACGGCCTGTTCGACGCGGGCGGGATCACGGATCCGATCCAGCGGCTGACGGCCCTGCGCGCCGTGGACAAATACGACCGCCTGGGCGTCGAGGGCGTGCGCCTGCTGCTGGGCGAGGGCCGTCTGGACGAGTCCGGCGACTACACCAAGGGCGCCAATCTGCCCGCCTCGGTCATCGGCGCCATCGAAGCCTTCCTGGCCTCGGCCGAGACGCCGGGCCTGAGCCGCGCGGGCGTGCTGGACGCCGTGTCGGGCGCGGCCCTGGGCGAAGCGGGGGAGGCGGCGCTGAAGGAGCTGGCCGCCATCGACCGCGCCCTGACGGCCATGGGCGTGTCGCAGGACGACGTGCGCTTCGATCCGACCATCGTGCGCGGGCTGGAATACTACACCGGCGCGGTGTTCGAGGCCGAGCTGCTGCTCGACACCAAGGACGAGAAGGGCCGGGCCGTGCGCTTCGGCTCGATCGGCGGCGGCGGGCGCTATGACGACCTGGTGGCGCGCTTCACCAGCCAGGCGACGCCGGCGACGGGCTTCTCCTTCGGCGTGTCGCGTCTGGCTTCGGCCCTGCGCGCGGCCGGACGCGGCGACGAGGACGCCGCGCGCGGGCCGGTGGTGGCCATCGTCTTCTCGGAAGACGACATGCAGCACTATCTCGACGCCGTGTCCGAACTGCGCGCGGCGGGCATCGCCGCCGAACTCTATCTGGGCCGGGCGGGCATGAAGGCGCAGATGAAATACGCCGACCGCCGCGGGGCCCCGGCAGCCGTCATCCTGGGCGGGGACGAGATCGCCGCTGGTCAGGTGACGATTAAGGATCTGGACGCCGGACGCGCCCGTGCGGCCGCCATCGCGGACAACGACGCCTGGAAGGCGGAACGTCCCGGACAGCAGACGGTGGCGCGCGATCAGCTGGTGGCCGTGGTGCGCTCCATTATCGAATAG
- a CDS encoding M13 family metallopeptidase, whose translation MKKLFAGVAAAALLAPAAALAHDGHDHACVDDACSVFELFQTPAAQGGASGWQGTDAPKYGTWGFDLSGRDTSVNPGDSFFRYANGAALDQLTIPSDRTSYGSFALLRELSDNRMKQMVTGLAARTDLVAGSDEQKIADAYRAFIDQARIDQLDAQPLAPYLAAIRAADTHEKIAAYMGQTQGRAGGSFFGTGITIDQKNPTRYAVTTGQGGLGMPNRDYYLDARFADKKQKYQAYVERMLTNIGWTDPAGSAAAIVALEDKIAEAHWTPIENRNRDKTYNPYSIQTLAAEAPGFDWAGYFNAAGLGAVDRVIVRQNTAMPKMAAIFAETPVATLQAWQAFHTVDDAAPMLSQRFSDAQWEFHSRDLAGQPEQRSREKRAISVAESALGEAAGRLYVAEYFPAESKAKMEELVANLRTALSHRIDNLTWMGAETKTAAQEKLRKFTVKIGYPNKWRDYSALEIRADDAFGNSQRMGQFQWNYRLSRLDQPVDKDEWGMTPQTVNAYYNSANNEIVFPAAILQPPFFDPDADPAVNYGGIGGVIGHEIGHGFDDQGSKSDGDGVLRNWWTDEDKANFEGLTKRLGAQYDQFEPLPGFHVQGGLTMGENIGDAAGTAVGLEAYHLSLKGQPAPVIDGTTGDQRFFYGWAQVWQSKYREDALKNQIATDPHSPAEFRVIGPVRNIDAWYEAFGIKPGTKYYLAPEDRVRIW comes from the coding sequence ATGAAGAAACTGTTCGCGGGGGTCGCTGCGGCCGCCCTTCTGGCGCCGGCCGCAGCCCTGGCCCACGATGGTCACGACCACGCCTGCGTCGATGATGCCTGCAGCGTTTTCGAGCTGTTCCAGACCCCGGCCGCCCAAGGCGGCGCCTCGGGCTGGCAGGGCACGGACGCGCCCAAGTACGGGACCTGGGGCTTCGACCTGTCGGGCCGCGACACCTCGGTGAACCCCGGCGACAGCTTCTTCCGCTACGCCAACGGCGCGGCGCTGGACCAACTGACCATCCCGTCCGACCGCACCTCCTACGGCTCCTTCGCCCTGCTGCGCGAGCTGTCGGACAACCGCATGAAGCAAATGGTCACGGGCCTGGCCGCGCGCACCGACCTGGTCGCCGGCTCGGACGAGCAGAAGATCGCCGACGCCTACCGCGCCTTCATCGACCAGGCGCGCATCGACCAGTTGGACGCCCAGCCGCTGGCCCCCTACCTGGCCGCCATCCGCGCCGCCGACACCCATGAGAAGATCGCCGCCTACATGGGTCAGACCCAGGGCCGCGCGGGCGGCTCCTTCTTCGGCACCGGCATCACCATCGACCAGAAGAACCCGACCCGCTACGCCGTGACGACCGGCCAGGGCGGCCTGGGCATGCCCAACCGCGACTACTATCTGGACGCCCGCTTCGCCGACAAGAAGCAGAAGTATCAGGCCTATGTCGAGCGGATGCTGACCAACATCGGCTGGACCGATCCGGCCGGTTCGGCGGCGGCGATCGTCGCGCTGGAAGACAAGATCGCCGAGGCCCACTGGACCCCGATCGAGAACCGCAACCGCGACAAGACCTACAACCCCTACTCGATCCAGACCCTGGCCGCCGAGGCCCCGGGCTTTGACTGGGCCGGCTATTTCAACGCCGCTGGCCTGGGCGCGGTCGACCGCGTGATCGTGCGCCAGAACACCGCCATGCCCAAGATGGCCGCCATCTTCGCCGAAACGCCGGTGGCCACCCTGCAGGCCTGGCAGGCCTTCCACACGGTGGACGACGCGGCGCCCATGCTGTCGCAGCGCTTCTCGGACGCCCAGTGGGAATTCCATTCGCGCGATCTGGCCGGCCAGCCCGAACAGCGCAGCCGCGAAAAGCGCGCCATCAGCGTCGCCGAAAGCGCCCTGGGCGAGGCGGCGGGCCGCCTCTATGTGGCGGAATACTTCCCGGCCGAATCCAAGGCCAAGATGGAAGAGCTGGTCGCCAACCTGCGCACCGCCCTGTCGCACCGCATCGACAACCTGACCTGGATGGGCGCCGAGACCAAGACGGCCGCCCAGGAGAAGCTGCGCAAGTTCACGGTCAAGATCGGCTATCCGAACAAGTGGCGCGACTATTCGGCCCTGGAGATCCGCGCCGACGACGCCTTCGGCAACAGCCAGCGCATGGGCCAGTTCCAGTGGAACTACCGCCTGTCGCGCCTGGACCAGCCGGTCGACAAGGACGAGTGGGGCATGACGCCCCAGACGGTGAACGCCTATTACAACTCGGCCAATAACGAGATCGTCTTCCCGGCCGCCATCCTGCAGCCGCCCTTCTTCGACCCGGATGCGGACCCGGCCGTCAACTACGGCGGCATCGGCGGCGTGATCGGCCACGAGATCGGCCACGGCTTCGACGACCAGGGCTCCAAGTCCGACGGCGACGGCGTGCTGCGCAACTGGTGGACGGACGAGGACAAGGCCAATTTCGAGGGCCTGACCAAGCGCCTGGGCGCCCAGTACGACCAGTTCGAGCCCCTACCCGGCTTCCACGTCCAGGGCGGCCTGACCATGGGCGAGAACATCGGCGACGCGGCCGGCACGGCGGTGGGCCTGGAAGCCTATCACCTGTCGCTGAAGGGCCAGCCGGCTCCGGTGATCGACGGCACGACCGGCGACCAGCGCTTCTTCTACGGCTGGGCCCAGGTTTGGCAGTCCAAGTACCGCGAGGACGCGCTGAAGAACCAGATCGCCACCGACCCGCACAGCCCGGCCGAGTTCCGCGTGATCGGCCCTGTGCGCAACATCGACGCCTGGTACGAGGCCTTCGGCATCAAGCCGGGGACCAAATACTACCTGGCGCCGGAAGACCGCGTCCGCATCTGGTAA
- a CDS encoding TetR/AcrR family transcriptional regulator produces MRESSPSAPEIVETEGQPRLNRRQAAKVRTRQKVLDAARALFAERGYDAATIRDIAKGAGMSTGAVFANFQDKAELFEAVFAEEMEGLLADIRGAATEGRVLDRLANGLTAGYHRSLDHLPLMQAMVARSWFQPEDADQRSRAFVRPLVEAVAEALQAGVREGELRQDVDVALVARMIWDVFISNYRFAAYDNWGIEELTPHIRKQLDLILSSQLARQ; encoded by the coding sequence ATGCGTGAGTCCTCCCCGTCCGCCCCCGAAATCGTTGAAACTGAAGGCCAGCCCCGGTTGAACCGTCGCCAGGCGGCCAAGGTGCGGACGCGGCAGAAGGTTCTCGACGCGGCGCGCGCCCTGTTCGCCGAGCGCGGCTATGACGCGGCCACCATCCGCGACATCGCCAAGGGCGCGGGCATGTCCACCGGCGCCGTCTTCGCCAACTTCCAGGACAAGGCCGAGCTGTTCGAGGCCGTCTTCGCCGAAGAGATGGAGGGCCTTCTGGCCGACATCCGCGGCGCCGCGACCGAGGGCCGCGTGCTGGATCGCCTGGCGAACGGCCTGACCGCCGGCTATCACCGCTCGCTCGATCATCTGCCGCTGATGCAGGCCATGGTGGCGCGCTCCTGGTTCCAGCCGGAAGACGCCGACCAGCGCTCGCGCGCCTTCGTCCGCCCCCTGGTCGAGGCGGTGGCTGAGGCGCTGCAAGCGGGCGTGCGTGAAGGCGAACTGCGTCAGGACGTGGACGTGGCCCTGGTGGCCCGCATGATCTGGGACGTCTTCATCTCCAACTACCGCTTCGCCGCCTACGACAACTGGGGCATCGAGGAGCTGACGCCGCACATCCGCAAGCAGCTGGACCTGATCCTGTCCAGCCAGCTGGCGCGCCAGTAA
- the ligD gene encoding DNA ligase D: protein MAAHGELDTYQAKRRFGATPEPKGRKAPARRAGPGSAGLRYLIQRHAATRLHYDFRIEHDGVLKSWAVTKAPSRDPAVKRLAVEVEDHPLDYGDFEGTIPSGNYGAGTVQLWDAGTWTPQDTDLDAAFEKGVIKLDLDGQRLKGGWALVRLKSDRGKPSKRPNWLLLKERDAYAVDGEGDALTEIDASVTTGRSLAEIAAGDAQWTSSRPVARKGPARPRPSKVETSTARKPPAFLPLQFAKVVDRPPPGGGWVHEIKFDGYRIQIAVGGGQATLRTRNGLDWTEKFPALARQAAAWPDAVLDGELCALNAEVAPDFSALQAAIATGAADGLVYFAFDLLREGAEDLRPLPLSHRKARLQAYCDRVGARGPNLRYVDHFAASGEAVLLSACRMNLEGVISKRLDAPYRAGRSTFWLKSKCRGRDEVVIGGWSTEGGSRLRSLLVGVQGRGGLRYMGRVGTGFSAAAAEVLLPALKAAAAKASPFVGDNAPEGGRDIHWLKPVLVAEIEHAGLTDGGAVRQAAFKALRDDKPAAEVTAEPQPPASSPAAAGAPASRSGGGKTIVAGVTLSHPDKPLWPAHDGRPPVTKADLALYYENAAERLLAHVADRPLSIVRAPDGIEGERFFQRHAMPGHNPRLKLIDVKERKPYVAVSDVGGLVALAQAGGLELHPWGCKAGDPETPEQITFDLDPDEGLDFDDVVAAAWLLKPRLEALGLTPFVKTTGGKGLHVVTPIRADGRSRVGWDEARAFAKAASEAAKADHPDRFTTTLSKKARGGKIFIDWLRNGRMATAVAPWSPRARPGAPLALPLDWSAVTPGLKPADFHLGRATELLAAADPWADFRRAAASLRPALRGLAP, encoded by the coding sequence ATGGCGGCGCACGGCGAACTCGACACCTATCAGGCCAAGCGGCGTTTCGGCGCGACGCCGGAGCCGAAGGGGCGCAAGGCCCCGGCTCGGCGCGCGGGGCCGGGCAGCGCAGGTCTGCGCTATCTGATCCAGCGCCACGCCGCGACCCGCCTGCACTACGACTTCCGCATCGAACATGACGGCGTGCTGAAGTCCTGGGCCGTGACCAAGGCCCCCTCACGCGATCCCGCCGTCAAGCGGCTGGCCGTCGAGGTCGAGGACCACCCCCTGGACTACGGCGACTTCGAAGGCACCATTCCGTCCGGCAACTACGGCGCGGGCACGGTGCAGCTGTGGGACGCCGGAACCTGGACGCCCCAGGACACGGACCTGGACGCCGCCTTCGAAAAGGGCGTGATCAAGCTCGATCTGGACGGCCAGCGGCTGAAGGGCGGCTGGGCCCTGGTCCGGCTCAAGAGCGATCGCGGCAAGCCGTCCAAGCGTCCCAACTGGCTGCTGCTCAAGGAGCGGGACGCCTACGCCGTCGACGGCGAGGGCGACGCCCTGACGGAGATCGACGCCTCGGTCACCACCGGCCGCAGCCTGGCCGAGATCGCCGCGGGCGACGCCCAGTGGACCTCGTCGCGCCCCGTCGCCCGCAAGGGCCCGGCCCGGCCCCGACCGAGCAAGGTCGAGACCTCGACGGCGCGCAAGCCGCCCGCCTTCCTGCCTCTCCAGTTCGCCAAGGTGGTCGATCGGCCGCCGCCGGGCGGAGGCTGGGTGCATGAGATCAAGTTCGACGGCTATCGCATCCAGATCGCCGTCGGCGGGGGCCAGGCGACCCTGCGCACCCGCAACGGCCTGGACTGGACGGAAAAATTTCCCGCCCTGGCGCGCCAGGCGGCCGCCTGGCCCGACGCCGTGCTCGACGGCGAACTGTGCGCGCTGAACGCCGAGGTGGCGCCCGACTTCTCCGCCCTGCAGGCCGCCATCGCCACGGGGGCGGCGGACGGCCTGGTCTATTTCGCCTTCGACCTGCTGCGCGAGGGGGCCGAGGACCTGCGCCCCCTGCCCCTGTCGCACCGCAAGGCGCGGCTCCAGGCCTATTGCGACCGCGTCGGCGCCAGGGGACCGAACCTGCGCTACGTCGATCATTTCGCCGCCTCCGGCGAGGCCGTCCTGCTCAGCGCCTGCCGCATGAACCTGGAGGGCGTCATCTCCAAGCGGCTGGACGCCCCCTATCGCGCGGGGCGGAGCACGTTCTGGCTCAAGTCCAAATGCCGGGGCCGCGACGAGGTGGTCATCGGCGGCTGGTCGACCGAGGGCGGATCGCGCCTGCGCTCCCTGCTGGTCGGCGTCCAGGGCCGGGGCGGCCTGCGCTACATGGGGCGCGTCGGCACGGGCTTTTCGGCGGCGGCGGCCGAGGTCCTGCTGCCCGCCCTCAAGGCGGCGGCGGCCAAGGCCTCGCCCTTCGTCGGCGACAACGCGCCCGAGGGCGGCCGCGACATCCACTGGCTGAAGCCCGTCCTGGTGGCTGAGATCGAACACGCCGGCCTGACCGACGGCGGCGCGGTGCGACAGGCCGCCTTCAAGGCCCTGCGCGACGACAAGCCCGCCGCCGAAGTGACCGCCGAGCCCCAGCCGCCGGCCTCCAGCCCGGCCGCCGCGGGCGCTCCCGCCTCTCGTTCGGGCGGAGGCAAGACGATCGTGGCGGGCGTGACCCTGTCCCATCCCGACAAGCCCCTGTGGCCCGCCCACGACGGGCGGCCCCCGGTCACCAAGGCCGACCTCGCCCTCTATTATGAAAACGCGGCCGAGCGCCTGCTGGCCCATGTCGCCGACCGCCCGCTCTCCATCGTCCGCGCGCCCGACGGCATCGAGGGCGAGCGCTTCTTCCAGCGTCACGCCATGCCCGGCCACAACCCGAGGCTGAAGCTGATCGACGTCAAGGAGCGCAAACCCTATGTGGCCGTGTCGGACGTCGGCGGCCTGGTCGCCCTGGCCCAGGCGGGCGGGCTGGAGCTGCATCCCTGGGGCTGCAAGGCCGGTGATCCCGAGACTCCCGAACAGATCACCTTCGACCTCGACCCCGACGAGGGGCTGGACTTCGACGACGTCGTCGCCGCCGCCTGGCTGCTCAAGCCCCGGCTGGAGGCCCTGGGCCTGACGCCCTTCGTCAAGACGACCGGAGGCAAGGGGCTGCACGTGGTCACGCCGATCCGCGCCGACGGCCGCAGCCGGGTCGGCTGGGACGAGGCCAGGGCCTTCGCCAAGGCGGCGTCCGAAGCCGCCAAGGCCGATCACCCCGACCGCTTCACCACCACCCTGTCCAAGAAGGCGCGCGGCGGGAAGATCTTCATCGACTGGCTGCGCAACGGCCGCATGGCGACCGCCGTGGCGCCCTGGTCGCCACGCGCCCGGCCCGGCGCGCCCCTCGCCCTGCCGCTGGACTGGAGCGCGGTGACGCCGGGGCTCAAGCCCGCCGACTTCCATCTGGGCCGCGCGACAGAGCTACTCGCCGCGGCCGATCCCTGGGCCGACTTCCGTCGGGCGGCCGCGTCGCTGCGCCCGGCCCTGCGCGGGCTTGCGCCATAG